One genomic segment of Dehalogenimonas alkenigignens includes these proteins:
- a CDS encoding MerR family transcriptional regulator: protein MIPEFYQIGELARRAAVSARTIRFYEEKGLLGAPARTSGGMRLYDERDVNRVKIIRRLHHVGLGLEDIKSLLGVSEDAPRAERVEKTLSVLNIEAERSRQKIAQLQAESLEREEAISLVSKCRECAVESCPIHCPPQHHVI from the coding sequence GTGATACCGGAATTCTATCAAATTGGCGAATTAGCGCGGCGGGCTGCGGTCTCCGCCAGGACCATTCGTTTTTACGAAGAAAAGGGGCTTCTGGGCGCGCCGGCCAGGACCTCCGGCGGGATGCGGCTTTATGACGAGCGGGATGTCAACCGCGTGAAGATCATCCGGCGCCTGCACCATGTCGGGCTGGGACTTGAGGATATCAAGAGCTTGCTCGGGGTGTCTGAAGACGCGCCTCGGGCGGAAAGAGTGGAAAAGACGCTATCGGTCCTGAACATTGAGGCGGAGCGCAGCCGACAGAAAATAGCCCAGCTTCAGGCGGAAAGCCTGGAACGGGAAGAAGCCATCAGCCTGGTGTCGAAATGCCGCGAGTGCGCCGTTGAATCCTGCCCGATCCATTGCCCGCCGCAGCATCACGTGATCTGA
- a CDS encoding flavodoxin family protein, translating to MSKVLISYQSFTGNCKALAEAAARGVAEAGGRADVKNVAETTAPDLAGHDAFILVTTQPFQSLAGETKTMFERLWPERAKIQPGLPFAAVICHGTDAAGSAAALDMFAKYFGWKKAGDWLLASMTSSDKQERARQLGIAVAQGG from the coding sequence ATGAGTAAAGTCCTGATTTCCTACCAATCATTCACCGGCAACTGCAAGGCTCTGGCTGAAGCGGCGGCCAGGGGAGTTGCCGAGGCCGGCGGCCGGGCTGATGTCAAGAATGTCGCTGAGACGACCGCGCCGGACCTGGCCGGACACGACGCCTTCATCCTGGTGACGACCCAGCCGTTCCAGTCACTGGCCGGGGAGACTAAAACAATGTTCGAAAGACTGTGGCCCGAGAGAGCCAAGATACAGCCCGGCCTGCCTTTCGCCGCGGTCATCTGTCACGGAACGGATGCCGCCGGGAGCGCCGCTGCCCTGGATATGTTCGCCAAGTATTTCGGATGGAAGAAAGCCGGCGATTGGCTGCTGGCCAGCATGACTTCTTCGGATAAACAGGAACGCGCCCGGCAACTCGGAATCGCGGTGGCTCAGGGCGGGTAA
- the ispH gene encoding 4-hydroxy-3-methylbut-2-enyl diphosphate reductase, producing the protein MRIERAEGLGFCFGVKRALAILEDVARQKGGVETLGALVHNQQVMSRLNGLGVRVVKDIAEIAGDTVVISSHGVGPKVLAEIKSRGIGIVDTTCPFVQRAQTAARRLSEAGFFTVIYGDVNHPEVKGILGWAEGKGIATLSAGDLDQIELPRHIGLLSQTTQVPARFIDFVKTITERALVKDAELRLVDTVCHDIRQRQAAALDLARRADLMLVIGGHHSANTRHLVDLCSPHTETHLIETAAEINSGWLAGKELIGVTAGASTAPETIDAVVLRLEESAPR; encoded by the coding sequence ATGAGGATTGAACGCGCCGAAGGCCTGGGTTTTTGCTTCGGCGTCAAGCGTGCCCTGGCGATACTGGAGGACGTCGCCCGTCAAAAAGGCGGCGTGGAAACCCTCGGGGCCTTAGTCCATAACCAGCAGGTCATGTCCCGTCTTAACGGCCTGGGAGTCCGTGTCGTCAAGGACATCGCCGAGATCGCCGGCGATACCGTCGTTATCAGCTCCCACGGGGTCGGGCCCAAGGTGCTGGCCGAGATCAAATCCAGAGGCATCGGCATCGTCGACACCACCTGCCCCTTCGTGCAGCGCGCCCAGACCGCCGCCCGCCGCCTGTCGGAGGCCGGTTTCTTTACCGTTATCTACGGCGATGTCAACCACCCGGAGGTAAAGGGTATATTGGGCTGGGCCGAAGGCAAGGGCATCGCCACCCTGTCTGCCGGCGACCTCGATCAAATCGAACTGCCGCGGCATATCGGCTTGCTGTCCCAGACCACCCAGGTGCCGGCGCGGTTCATCGACTTCGTTAAGACGATTACGGAACGGGCACTTGTTAAAGACGCCGAACTCCGGCTGGTGGACACCGTCTGCCACGACATCCGGCAACGCCAGGCCGCCGCCCTGGACCTCGCGCGCCGCGCCGACCTGATGCTGGTCATCGGCGGGCACCACTCGGCCAACACGCGCCACCTGGTGGACCTGTGTTCGCCGCATACCGAAACCCACCTGATAGAGACCGCCGCCGAGATCAATTCGGGTTGGCTTGCGGGCAAGGAGCTTATCGGCGTCACCGCCGGCGCCTCGACCGCGCCTGAGACTATCGATGCCGTGGTGCTGCGGTTGGAAGAATCGGCTCCCCGGTAA
- a CDS encoding lysophospholipid acyltransferase family protein, whose protein sequence is MKTAWFYPLVRLTARTAFLLTRVKVTGREYFPRTGPVIVCANHINSADPPLLGLQVPRNPVFFLAKKELFQNKFFGRVLRGSGAIPLNRAGVSGGSIKLARQVLDHGGALIIFPEGKRNPDGRLSSAQPGAAYLAATFGVPIVPAAITGTETVKGRWWFLKSRRVTIAFGRPFRLTEADVQIEKDDLGGHGDRIMEAVAGLLPPSYRGVYGNVPE, encoded by the coding sequence ATGAAGACCGCCTGGTTCTACCCCCTGGTGCGCCTGACCGCCCGGACCGCTTTCTTACTGACCAGAGTTAAAGTGACCGGCAGGGAATACTTCCCCAGAACCGGACCGGTCATCGTCTGCGCCAATCATATCAATTCTGCTGACCCGCCCCTGTTAGGGCTGCAGGTGCCGCGCAACCCGGTCTTTTTCTTAGCCAAAAAAGAACTTTTCCAAAACAAGTTTTTCGGCCGCGTTCTTAGAGGCTCGGGGGCTATTCCACTGAACCGGGCTGGGGTTTCCGGCGGCAGCATTAAGCTGGCGCGTCAGGTTCTCGACCATGGAGGCGCCCTGATTATCTTTCCGGAAGGCAAGCGCAATCCCGACGGCCGGCTTTCCAGCGCCCAGCCCGGCGCTGCTTACCTCGCCGCGACGTTCGGTGTGCCCATTGTTCCGGCTGCCATCACCGGAACGGAAACGGTTAAGGGGCGCTGGTGGTTTTTAAAAAGCCGCAGGGTGACCATTGCTTTTGGCCGGCCTTTCCGGCTCACCGAAGCGGACGTGCAGATTGAAAAAGACGACCTCGGCGGCCACGGGGACAGGATCATGGAGGCTGTCGCCGGACTTTTACCGCCGTCATACCGCGGTGTGTACGGGAACGTCCCGGAATGA
- a CDS encoding acylphosphatase codes for MRLIFGGRVQGVNFRDFTRRQAEEHHLVGCVRNLEDGTVQVIAEGQRPDILHFIEQLMSGPPHAAVNSVDTQWVKPSGDFTDFSIRY; via the coding sequence GTGCGCCTGATTTTCGGCGGACGGGTGCAGGGCGTGAACTTCCGGGATTTCACCCGCCGTCAGGCTGAGGAACACCATCTTGTCGGTTGTGTCAGGAATCTGGAAGACGGCACCGTCCAGGTGATAGCCGAAGGCCAGCGCCCGGACATCCTGCACTTTATTGAGCAACTGATGTCGGGGCCGCCCCATGCCGCCGTCAACTCGGTGGATACCCAGTGGGTTAAGCCTTCGGGCGACTTTACCGATTTCTCTATCCGCTACTGA
- the rnc gene encoding ribonuclease III: MADLEQVQSTLGIKFKDPALLELALIHSSFINERPGSGLVSNERLEFLGDAVLGLYIAEKLYLDFPNADEGELTRFRSLLVRRETLTRLAVSLDLGAFLYLGRGEEQSGGRAKPANLSRALEAVIAAVYLDQGCDRAARFIHRLFAGELERIETLASVADSKSRLQEIVQARFQATPAYTVVDVSDSDEPAFNAEVRVKSSYLGSGRGRSKKEAEAHAARQAIAALENSLHPGSPLLNLDSK; this comes from the coding sequence ATGGCCGACCTGGAACAAGTTCAATCCACCCTTGGCATCAAATTCAAGGACCCGGCACTTCTGGAACTGGCCCTGATCCACAGCTCCTTCATCAATGAACGCCCCGGCTCGGGACTGGTTTCCAACGAACGTCTTGAATTCCTGGGCGACGCCGTGCTCGGCCTGTATATCGCCGAAAAGCTCTACCTGGATTTCCCGAATGCCGATGAAGGTGAACTCACCCGGTTCCGCTCTCTCCTGGTGCGGCGGGAAACCCTGACCCGCCTGGCGGTCTCGCTGGACCTGGGCGCTTTCCTTTATCTGGGCCGCGGCGAGGAGCAAAGCGGCGGGCGTGCCAAGCCGGCCAACCTGTCGCGGGCTCTGGAAGCGGTAATTGCGGCGGTATACCTTGACCAGGGTTGCGACCGCGCCGCCCGTTTCATCCACCGTCTGTTTGCCGGGGAACTCGAGCGCATCGAGACGCTGGCAAGCGTCGCCGACTCAAAAAGCAGGCTGCAGGAAATTGTTCAGGCCAGGTTCCAGGCGACCCCGGCCTACACAGTCGTTGATGTTTCCGATAGCGACGAACCGGCGTTCAACGCCGAGGTCCGGGTTAAATCTTCATACCTGGGTTCCGGCCGGGGCCGCAGCAAGAAAGAGGCGGAGGCCCACGCCGCCCGCCAGGCGATTGCGGCGCTGGAAAATTCTTTACACCCCGGCAGTCCTTTGTTAAACTTGGATTCGAAATAA
- a CDS encoding DUF302 domain-containing protein: MEYGYKRQASGKFDDIVLKVRAELKKEGFGVITEIDVKKTVKEKLGADFENYLILGACNPPFAHKALLAERDIGLFMPCNVIVYEDGGAVFVSAIRPTLAMSMTGNPALKPLADEVENRLKKAVDSI; this comes from the coding sequence ATGGAATACGGATATAAAAGACAGGCATCCGGTAAATTTGACGATATCGTCTTAAAAGTCAGGGCGGAACTCAAGAAAGAAGGCTTCGGGGTCATAACTGAGATCGATGTTAAAAAAACGGTTAAAGAAAAGCTCGGGGCTGATTTCGAGAACTACCTCATCCTGGGCGCCTGCAACCCGCCGTTCGCCCACAAAGCGCTTCTGGCCGAGCGTGACATAGGGTTGTTCATGCCGTGCAACGTCATTGTCTACGAGGACGGCGGGGCGGTTTTTGTGTCGGCCATACGGCCAACACTGGCGATGAGCATGACCGGCAACCCGGCCTTGAAACCGCTGGCCGATGAAGTTGAAAACAGACTTAAAAAAGCCGTGGACAGTATCTAG
- a CDS encoding thioredoxin domain-containing protein, translated as MPNRLASSFSPYLRQHAENPVDWYPWGDEALNRARSENKPILLSIGYSACHWCHVMAHESFENPETARLMNQHFVNIKVDREERPDLDSVYMAAVQTMTGHGGWPMTVFLTPDGRPFYGGTYFPPEDRHGLPAFPRVLEAVADTFRSQPARIAQTAGRLESALKRSEPCGSGLIALAPDILHRAYQALAQDFDVNHGGFGDAPKFPQPLALEFLLRYFHNTRSPGALGMVERTLAEMYRGGVYDHLGGGFHRYATDAAWQVPHFEKMLYDNALLSRVYLHAFQVTGNTAYRSVAEEVFAYVLREMTDPATGGFFSSQDADSDGEEGKYYTWTADEIDEVLGPAGETFRERFGVTRGGNFEGRNILHLTDEFSEAAIAQDREAREALWRRRQWRNAPGKDTKIIASWNGMMAGSLAEAACVLGRPDYLSAAARAMEYVLNEMGNGDLLRHTISAEIGFLEDYAQIIDASLWLHQASLSPRWLRSALKLSERMVAEFWDESDGGFYDAPTDTKGLFIRPRNLQDGAVPSGGSTAAIALLKLARITDDQRYHQIGSQALKTIGDIMGRHPLGFTNWLAGLDMYLGSAEEITIIGGKDDPAAMALARAACQRFRPNRLVVGLDPEEPGTISNLPIFTDRPQRNGMATAYVCRDFSCRPPVTSPEDLEQLSAAE; from the coding sequence ATGCCAAACCGTCTGGCCTCATCATTCAGCCCTTATCTCAGGCAGCATGCCGAGAATCCGGTCGACTGGTATCCGTGGGGAGACGAGGCGCTCAACCGGGCGCGTTCCGAAAATAAACCGATACTCTTAAGCATCGGCTACTCGGCTTGTCACTGGTGTCATGTGATGGCTCATGAAAGCTTCGAAAATCCTGAAACCGCCCGGTTGATGAACCAACATTTCGTGAATATCAAAGTTGACCGCGAGGAACGGCCGGACCTGGACAGCGTGTATATGGCAGCTGTCCAGACCATGACAGGCCACGGCGGCTGGCCGATGACGGTCTTTTTGACCCCTGACGGACGGCCTTTTTATGGCGGTACTTATTTCCCGCCGGAGGACCGCCATGGCTTACCAGCCTTTCCGAGGGTCCTTGAGGCGGTTGCGGATACCTTCCGCAGCCAGCCGGCCCGGATCGCCCAAACCGCCGGTCGGCTGGAATCGGCACTGAAACGCAGCGAACCCTGCGGCTCAGGTTTAATTGCGCTGGCTCCGGACATACTGCACCGGGCTTATCAGGCGCTGGCCCAGGATTTTGACGTTAATCATGGTGGCTTCGGGGACGCGCCCAAATTCCCTCAGCCCCTGGCCCTGGAATTCCTGCTGCGCTACTTCCATAACACGAGATCGCCCGGGGCGCTTGGCATGGTTGAACGGACTCTAGCCGAAATGTACCGCGGCGGCGTTTATGACCACCTGGGCGGAGGTTTTCACCGCTATGCCACCGACGCCGCCTGGCAGGTACCCCATTTTGAAAAAATGCTTTACGACAACGCGCTGCTCAGCCGGGTCTACCTTCACGCTTTCCAGGTCACCGGCAATACCGCATACCGCAGCGTTGCCGAAGAAGTGTTCGCCTACGTCCTCCGGGAAATGACCGACCCTGCCACAGGCGGCTTTTTTAGCTCACAGGATGCCGACAGCGACGGCGAGGAGGGGAAATACTATACCTGGACCGCTGATGAAATTGACGAGGTCCTCGGGCCGGCTGGAGAGACTTTCCGAGAGCGCTTCGGCGTCACCCGTGGCGGCAATTTCGAGGGCAGAAATATTCTTCACCTGACCGATGAATTTTCGGAGGCTGCCATCGCTCAGGATCGGGAGGCGCGGGAGGCATTGTGGCGCCGCCGCCAGTGGCGCAATGCCCCGGGCAAAGACACGAAAATCATCGCTTCCTGGAACGGCATGATGGCCGGGAGCCTGGCCGAGGCTGCCTGTGTTCTGGGGCGGCCGGACTACCTGTCCGCCGCTGCGAGGGCGATGGAATACGTCTTGAATGAAATGGGTAACGGAGACCTGTTGCGGCATACCATTTCTGCCGAGATAGGCTTTTTAGAGGATTATGCCCAGATCATCGACGCTTCGCTCTGGTTGCACCAGGCATCCCTGTCTCCGCGGTGGCTCCGCAGCGCGCTCAAGCTGTCAGAACGTATGGTTGCCGAGTTCTGGGACGAGAGCGACGGGGGATTTTACGATGCCCCAACGGATACAAAGGGACTGTTCATACGGCCGAGGAACCTCCAGGACGGCGCCGTGCCTTCAGGCGGCAGCACAGCCGCGATAGCGCTCCTGAAACTCGCCCGCATTACCGATGACCAGAGGTACCATCAGATCGGCAGCCAGGCTTTAAAAACAATAGGAGACATAATGGGCAGGCATCCGCTGGGGTTTACCAACTGGCTTGCCGGTCTTGACATGTACCTTGGATCTGCAGAGGAAATAACTATTATTGGCGGCAAGGATGACCCCGCCGCAATGGCGTTAGCTCGGGCTGCCTGCCAAAGGTTCAGACCAAACAGGCTGGTTGTCGGCTTAGACCCGGAGGAACCTGGAACAATTTCAAACCTGCCGATTTTTACCGATCGCCCCCAGCGTAACGGTATGGCCACAGCCTACGTTTGCCGCGACTTCAGCTGCCGGCCGCCGGTAACCAGTCCTGAAGACCTGGAACAACTGTCGGCTGCCGAATAA
- a CDS encoding thioredoxin family protein, whose translation MKIKILGTGCPKCQQLEAITRDAVKEMGIDAEIEKVKDIAKIMAYPVMMTPALVIDEKVVLSGKVPTKTEVSTLLKNASAR comes from the coding sequence ATGAAAATCAAAATTCTGGGCACGGGGTGCCCTAAATGTCAGCAACTGGAAGCCATCACTCGCGATGCGGTAAAAGAAATGGGCATTGATGCCGAGATCGAAAAAGTTAAGGATATCGCCAAAATCATGGCCTACCCGGTGATGATGACGCCTGCGTTAGTAATCGATGAAAAAGTGGTCCTCTCGGGCAAAGTGCCAACTAAAACTGAAGTCTCGACCTTGTTGAAAAACGCCTCCGCGAGATAG
- a CDS encoding permease — translation MDFVLNLFSSGVAALFDYLSAHVLTCLVPAFFIAGGVAVFISAPAVLKYFGPQANKFLSYGVASVSGSILAVCSCTVLPLFAGIYKRGGGIGPATTFLFSGPAINILAIVYSARLLGWDIGLARAVAAVSLAIVIGLIMAYFFRKDHESQPNPELFTADGGDSRPLWQTLLFFGTLVGILIFASTANWPATVILLATLGVVLWRFFNVDEIKHWLRETWAFVKLIFPWLIGGVFLAGVIKEVIPADIITGAVGSSNIISNALASVFGALMYFATLTEVPILKAFLELGMDKGPALALLLAGPALSLPSMLVIRKIMGNKRAFTYICLVVVSSTLAGLIFGML, via the coding sequence GTGGATTTCGTATTAAACCTGTTCTCCAGCGGTGTCGCCGCTCTCTTTGACTATCTGTCGGCGCACGTGCTCACCTGTTTGGTACCCGCCTTCTTCATCGCTGGTGGCGTCGCAGTGTTCATCTCGGCGCCGGCCGTTCTCAAGTATTTCGGACCGCAAGCCAACAAGTTTCTAAGCTACGGCGTCGCCTCAGTTTCAGGCAGCATCCTGGCCGTTTGTTCCTGTACCGTATTGCCGTTATTTGCCGGCATCTACAAACGCGGCGGCGGCATCGGTCCGGCAACCACCTTCCTGTTCTCAGGCCCGGCCATCAACATTCTGGCGATCGTCTATTCAGCCCGCCTACTTGGCTGGGATATCGGCTTAGCCAGGGCTGTCGCCGCGGTATCGCTGGCTATCGTCATCGGGTTGATCATGGCCTACTTTTTCCGCAAGGACCATGAATCCCAACCGAATCCCGAACTTTTTACCGCCGATGGCGGAGATTCCAGGCCTTTGTGGCAGACGCTTCTCTTTTTCGGCACACTGGTCGGTATACTCATCTTCGCCTCCACGGCAAACTGGCCGGCAACTGTCATCTTATTGGCCACGCTGGGAGTCGTGCTTTGGCGCTTTTTCAATGTTGATGAGATCAAACACTGGCTTCGGGAAACCTGGGCTTTCGTAAAACTCATCTTCCCGTGGCTGATCGGCGGCGTCTTCCTGGCCGGGGTCATCAAGGAGGTCATTCCCGCGGACATCATCACCGGCGCCGTAGGCAGCAGCAATATTATATCGAATGCGCTCGCCTCGGTTTTCGGCGCGTTGATGTACTTCGCCACCCTGACCGAAGTGCCGATTCTCAAGGCCTTTTTAGAACTGGGCATGGACAAAGGCCCTGCGCTGGCGCTGTTGCTGGCCGGACCCGCGTTATCGCTGCCCAGCATGCTGGTCATTCGCAAGATCATGGGCAATAAACGGGCTTTTACCTATATTTGCCTCGTAGTAGTATCATCTACGTTAGCGGGACTGATATTTGGAATGCTTTAA
- the arsA gene encoding arsenical pump-driving ATPase: MTTGSEPFTLDKLNPTKYLFFTGKGGVGKTSIACAVAVNLADRGKKVLLISTDPASNLQDVFDTALDGKGVSIEGVPGLVAANLDPVEAARHYRESVVAPYRGKLPESVIANMEEQLSGSCTVEIAAFDQFSKFITDREIGARYDHIIFDTAPTGHTLRMLQLPSAWSNFISESTHGASCLGQLAGLEAKKGIYKDTVLNLADGAKTTLVLVSRPEELPLIEVGRTSLELRDLGINNQILIINGVLSTASDTVSQSILAKQRRALDEMSLQLRDFRTFTVPLRSYNIIGLDRIRAFFQDDAYRSSQPKNQLPALRPLADLVDDLHRTSKRVIFTMGKGGVGKTAVAAAVALALAEKGVKVHLTSTDPADNLRHVIAKTENITLSRIDEQRELLNYQTEVLTKARETMCEADIAYVEEDLRSPCTQEIAVFRAFAEIVDRAENEVVIIDTAPTGHTLLLLDSTQSYHREVQRTKGEVPVSVRRLLPRLRDEKQTEIIIVTLPEATPVFEAQRLREDLCRAGITNRWWVINQSLSLTDTLDPMLVARAEAEKPWIDRVKEISSENFVVIPWLQDSSIQNIGKYADMVE; encoded by the coding sequence ATCACGACCGGGTCGGAACCATTCACCCTGGACAAACTCAATCCAACCAAGTACCTGTTCTTCACAGGTAAAGGCGGAGTGGGTAAAACTTCAATCGCTTGCGCCGTTGCCGTGAACTTGGCTGACAGGGGCAAAAAGGTACTTTTAATAAGTACCGACCCGGCATCCAATCTGCAGGATGTCTTCGATACCGCCCTCGATGGCAAAGGCGTATCCATCGAAGGCGTACCGGGACTGGTAGCGGCCAATCTTGACCCGGTGGAGGCCGCCCGCCACTACAGGGAATCGGTCGTCGCGCCGTATCGTGGCAAGTTGCCGGAAAGCGTCATCGCCAACATGGAGGAGCAACTTTCCGGCTCCTGCACCGTAGAGATCGCCGCATTCGATCAGTTCTCAAAGTTCATCACCGATCGGGAGATCGGCGCCCGGTACGACCACATCATCTTCGACACCGCACCTACCGGTCATACCCTTCGCATGCTGCAACTGCCTTCTGCCTGGAGTAATTTCATCAGTGAAAGCACCCATGGCGCATCTTGCTTAGGTCAACTTGCAGGACTTGAAGCCAAAAAAGGGATATACAAAGACACCGTATTAAATCTTGCCGATGGAGCCAAAACGACCCTGGTGCTGGTGTCTCGGCCGGAAGAACTCCCCTTGATCGAAGTCGGGCGTACCAGCCTTGAACTCCGTGATCTGGGTATCAATAATCAGATACTGATTATTAACGGCGTATTGAGTACAGCCTCGGACACGGTGTCCCAGAGTATTCTTGCCAAGCAACGGCGAGCACTCGACGAAATGTCGCTGCAGCTGCGGGATTTCCGCACCTTCACCGTACCGCTCCGGTCTTATAATATCATCGGTCTCGATCGAATCAGGGCTTTTTTCCAGGATGATGCCTATCGCAGCAGCCAGCCAAAAAACCAACTTCCGGCATTGAGACCCCTGGCCGACTTAGTCGACGACCTGCATCGGACTAGTAAGAGGGTCATTTTCACCATGGGTAAAGGCGGCGTAGGTAAAACGGCGGTCGCCGCCGCTGTCGCCCTGGCGTTAGCCGAAAAAGGGGTGAAGGTGCACCTGACTTCGACCGACCCGGCTGACAACCTGAGGCACGTCATCGCAAAGACCGAAAACATTACCTTAAGCCGGATCGATGAGCAGCGAGAATTATTGAACTACCAGACCGAGGTCTTGACTAAAGCCCGCGAAACCATGTGTGAGGCAGATATAGCATACGTTGAGGAGGACCTGCGTTCCCCCTGCACTCAGGAAATCGCCGTGTTCCGGGCTTTTGCCGAGATCGTCGACCGGGCCGAGAACGAAGTAGTGATTATCGACACCGCGCCGACGGGGCATACCCTTTTACTTCTGGACTCTACCCAGAGCTACCACCGCGAGGTGCAGCGAACCAAAGGAGAAGTCCCCGTTTCAGTCCGAAGGCTGCTGCCCAGGTTGCGTGATGAAAAACAGACGGAAATCATCATCGTCACCCTGCCCGAGGCGACCCCGGTCTTTGAAGCGCAGCGCCTGCGGGAGGATCTGTGCCGCGCCGGTATCACTAACCGATGGTGGGTGATCAACCAAAGCTTGTCGTTGACCGATACGCTCGATCCGATGCTCGTCGCCCGGGCTGAAGCTGAAAAACCTTGGATCGATAGGGTCAAAGAGATAAGCAGTGAAAATTTTGTGGTGATCCCCTGGCTTCAAGACTCGTCGATCCAAAACATAGGGAAATATGCGGATATGGTGGAATAA
- the arsD gene encoding arsenite efflux transporter metallochaperone ArsD has protein sequence MEKVLNIDLLVIDLETCKRCVPTGDELKTAVQILEPAADALGIELRHHEIVVQTAAEAKLNALVSSPTIRLNGRDIDQDIHESVCESCGDLTENETIVDCREWHYRGQVFSSVPLPLLIEAIMEAMLNIDQMPPLVPAPLEELPVNLQRYFDNKKQGLMAKEIEIYDPAMCCSTGVCGPSIDPELMRVATTINSFKEKGIIVQRYGLSTDTQRFISNPVVSDLLEKEGAGVLPVTLLNGEVVKTKSYPTDQEFTGWLKTKLETVKPPKRSGCC, from the coding sequence ATGGAGAAGGTATTAAACATCGATCTGTTGGTCATCGACCTGGAAACCTGTAAACGATGCGTGCCGACCGGAGACGAACTCAAAACGGCGGTCCAAATCCTTGAGCCAGCGGCCGATGCCCTGGGGATTGAATTACGTCACCATGAGATTGTTGTACAAACTGCGGCCGAAGCAAAGTTGAATGCTTTGGTAAGCTCGCCGACCATCAGGCTCAACGGTCGGGATATCGATCAGGATATTCATGAATCTGTTTGTGAGTCTTGTGGAGATCTTACTGAAAATGAAACCATTGTTGATTGTCGTGAGTGGCATTACCGTGGCCAGGTTTTCTCTTCCGTTCCGCTTCCATTGTTGATCGAAGCAATCATGGAAGCAATGTTGAATATTGATCAGATGCCACCGCTTGTTCCGGCTCCCCTTGAAGAACTGCCGGTCAATTTGCAGCGGTACTTCGATAACAAGAAACAAGGCCTCATGGCGAAGGAAATTGAGATTTATGACCCCGCTATGTGCTGCTCAACCGGAGTTTGCGGCCCGTCAATTGACCCGGAACTGATGAGAGTGGCAACAACTATCAATAGCTTTAAAGAGAAGGGGATCATCGTCCAGAGGTACGGTCTTTCAACCGATACCCAGCGCTTCATCTCCAACCCGGTGGTCAGCGACCTTCTGGAAAAAGAGGGGGCCGGGGTCTTGCCTGTCACCCTGCTTAATGGCGAAGTGGTAAAAACAAAATCCTACCCCACCGACCAAGAGTTCACGGGTTGGCTGAAGACGAAATTGGAGACCGTTAAACCGCCGAAACGCAGCGGATGTTGCTGA